The following proteins are co-located in the Vigna angularis cultivar LongXiaoDou No.4 chromosome 2, ASM1680809v1, whole genome shotgun sequence genome:
- the LOC108329140 gene encoding eukaryotic translation initiation factor 2 subunit alpha homolog isoform X2, with protein MGPNLECRMYEAKYPEVDMAVMIQVKNIADMGAYVSLLEYNNIEGMILFSELSRRRIRSVSSLIKVGRIEPVVVLRVDKEKGYIDLSKRRVSEEDIQACEERYNKSKLVHSIMRHVAETLNIDLEDLYIHIAWPLYRKYGHAFEAFKIIVTDPDSVLNTLTREVKEVGPDGQEVTKVVRAVSEEVKDSLVKNIRRRMTPQPLKIRADIEMKCFQFDGVLHIKEAMRKAEAAGNDDCPVKIKLVAPPLYVLTTQTLDKVSERDDKLLAEHMAKLRQDNEEVSGDEDSEEEEDTGMGEVDVDNGSGITE; from the exons ATGGGTCCGAACCTGGAATGTCGTATGTACGAGGCGAAGTACCCGGAGGTGGACATGGCGGTGATGATACAGGTGAAGAACATCGCTGACATGGGTGCCTACGTGTCGCTTCTGGAGTACAACAACATCGAGGGCATGATCTTGTTCTCAGAGCTCTCCCGCCGTCGGATTCGGAGCGTCAGCAGCCTCATCAAGGTGGGGCGCATCGAACCCGTCGTGGTCCTCCGTGTCGACAAGGAAAAGGGCTACATCGATCTCAGCAAGCGCAGGGTCTCCGAAGAGGACATTCAGGCCTGCGAGGAGAGGTACAACAAGAGCAAGCTCGTCCATTCCATCATGCGCCACGTCGCCGAAACCCTAAACATCGATTTAGAGGACCTCTACATTCACATTGCATGGCCGTTGTATCGCAAATATGGTCATGCTTTTGAG GCTTTCAAAATAATTGTGACTGATCCTGATTCTGTTTTGAATACTCTCACCCGTGAGGTCAAGGAAGTTGGCCCTGATGGGCAGGAG GTAACTAAGGTAGTGCGAGCTGTTTCTGAAGAAGTGAAGGATTCTCTTGTGAAGAATATTAGAAGACGGATGACCCCCCAGCCCTTGAAAATTAGGGCGGATATTGAAATgaaatgttttcaatttgatggcGTTCTTCACATTAAG GAGGCAATGCGTAAAGCTGAAGCTGCTGGAAACGACGACTGCCCTGTCAAAATTAAACTTGTTGCTCCCCCACTTTATGTTCTTACCACTCAGACACTGGACAAG GTGAGTGAACGTGATGATAAATTGCTTGCTGAGCACATGGCCAAGTTACGCCAAGATAATGAGGAGGTAAGTGGTGATGAAGACagtgaagaggaagaagatacaGGAATGGGTGAGGTTGATGTGGATAACGGTTCTGGGATAACAgagtga
- the LOC108329140 gene encoding eukaryotic translation initiation factor 2 subunit alpha homolog isoform X1, with product MGPNLECRMYEAKYPEVDMAVMIQVKNIADMGAYVSLLEYNNIEGMILFSELSRRRIRSVSSLIKVGRIEPVVVLRVDKEKGYIDLSKRRVSEEDIQACEERYNKSKLVHSIMRHVAETLNIDLEDLYIHIAWPLYRKYGHAFEAFKIIVTDPDSVLNTLTREVKEVGPDGQEVTKVVRAVSEEVKDSLVKNIRRRMTPQPLKIRADIEMKCFQFDGVLHIKEAMRKAEAAGNDDCPVKIKLVAPPLYVLTTQTLDKEQGILVLNNAITACTRAIEQHKGKLVVKEGARAVSERDDKLLAEHMAKLRQDNEEVSGDEDSEEEEDTGMGEVDVDNGSGITE from the exons ATGGGTCCGAACCTGGAATGTCGTATGTACGAGGCGAAGTACCCGGAGGTGGACATGGCGGTGATGATACAGGTGAAGAACATCGCTGACATGGGTGCCTACGTGTCGCTTCTGGAGTACAACAACATCGAGGGCATGATCTTGTTCTCAGAGCTCTCCCGCCGTCGGATTCGGAGCGTCAGCAGCCTCATCAAGGTGGGGCGCATCGAACCCGTCGTGGTCCTCCGTGTCGACAAGGAAAAGGGCTACATCGATCTCAGCAAGCGCAGGGTCTCCGAAGAGGACATTCAGGCCTGCGAGGAGAGGTACAACAAGAGCAAGCTCGTCCATTCCATCATGCGCCACGTCGCCGAAACCCTAAACATCGATTTAGAGGACCTCTACATTCACATTGCATGGCCGTTGTATCGCAAATATGGTCATGCTTTTGAG GCTTTCAAAATAATTGTGACTGATCCTGATTCTGTTTTGAATACTCTCACCCGTGAGGTCAAGGAAGTTGGCCCTGATGGGCAGGAG GTAACTAAGGTAGTGCGAGCTGTTTCTGAAGAAGTGAAGGATTCTCTTGTGAAGAATATTAGAAGACGGATGACCCCCCAGCCCTTGAAAATTAGGGCGGATATTGAAATgaaatgttttcaatttgatggcGTTCTTCACATTAAG GAGGCAATGCGTAAAGCTGAAGCTGCTGGAAACGACGACTGCCCTGTCAAAATTAAACTTGTTGCTCCCCCACTTTATGTTCTTACCACTCAGACACTGGACAAG GAGCAAGGAATATTGGTTTTAAACAATGCCATTACCGCTTGCACTCGAGCAATAGAGCAACACAAGGGTAAACTTGTGGTTAAGGAAGGAGCTAGAGCA GTGAGTGAACGTGATGATAAATTGCTTGCTGAGCACATGGCCAAGTTACGCCAAGATAATGAGGAGGTAAGTGGTGATGAAGACagtgaagaggaagaagatacaGGAATGGGTGAGGTTGATGTGGATAACGGTTCTGGGATAACAgagtga